A region from the Insulibacter thermoxylanivorax genome encodes:
- a CDS encoding DUF2249 domain-containing protein produces the protein MTNQGKIVELDVREHLRNKWDPFKLIMDHVKELSKDDQFRLHTTFKPTPLLKVMRLKGYVNKAEKLAADHWLVTFVHKSRRDLLNITEDGAALDTEGAETDAEREPEVFELDNRGLEPPHPMVRTLSKLEEARPGDRVIIHNDRVPVFLIEELSTLGYTYVIEEQPDGSAIVQITKH, from the coding sequence ATGACGAATCAAGGAAAAATCGTGGAACTGGACGTAAGAGAGCATCTGCGCAACAAATGGGATCCCTTCAAGCTCATCATGGATCATGTGAAGGAGTTGTCCAAAGATGATCAGTTCCGGCTTCACACAACCTTTAAGCCAACACCGCTGCTTAAGGTGATGCGATTAAAAGGCTATGTCAATAAAGCAGAGAAACTTGCCGCCGACCACTGGCTCGTCACCTTCGTGCACAAGAGCCGCAGGGATCTGCTGAACATCACGGAAGATGGGGCGGCGCTGGACACGGAGGGAGCGGAAACGGATGCGGAACGTGAGCCGGAAGTGTTTGAGCTGGATAATCGAGGTTTGGAACCGCCCCATCCCATGGTCCGCACGCTGAGCAAGCTGGAGGAGGCGCGTCCCGGGGACCGCGTGATCATCCACAACGATCGGGTTCCGGTATTCCTCATCGAGGAGCTGAGCACGCTTGGATATACCTATGTGATCGAAGAGCAGCCGGATGGAAGTGCCATCGTTCAGATTACGAAGCATTAA
- a CDS encoding cytochrome C oxidase subunit II, producing MDRLIRCIAVLLLLWFAAGCTEPLIQTDHHGVQAANETGTPDRAADKVSDKASVKRFTVRAVKYHFDIQEIRVKQGDTVEITLENLKGYHTLKIEGYNIEVKKSRPVSFVADKKGSFVFRCGVICGSGHEEMTGLLIVE from the coding sequence ATGGATAGATTGATTAGGTGTATCGCTGTTTTGCTGCTCCTATGGTTTGCTGCGGGATGCACAGAACCCTTGATCCAGACAGATCATCATGGAGTGCAGGCAGCAAACGAAACAGGCACGCCGGACCGGGCTGCCGACAAGGTTTCCGACAAAGCTTCAGTGAAGAGATTCACCGTGCGGGCCGTTAAATATCATTTTGACATCCAAGAGATTCGTGTAAAACAAGGGGATACCGTAGAGATTACATTGGAGAACTTGAAGGGATATCATACGTTGAAAATAGAGGGCTATAATATTGAAGTGAAGAAAAGCCGCCCCGTCTCCTTCGTGGCCGACAAGAAAGGATCATTCGTCTTCCGCTGCGGTGTCATTTGCGGCAGCGGCCATGAAGAGATGACGGGGCTGTTGATCGTGGA